CCGGGAGCTGATGACCTCTCGCGATTCCGGGGGGTGGGCCGCTGGCGCACCCGTCGACCCGCCCCAGTAGGCCCGTCTGTCCACAACGCGCACATTTACCCACCTGATCTTCGTATTCCGGACAAGTGTTGATACTGTCGGATCAGGCGGATTATCTGCTTGACCGACCGGCCACACGGTCATCTGTCGGCCGCGGGTGCGGCTGAACATCAAGGGCATACGTCCTTCGGATGGCATGCCGACACGCGCTCGCGAAAGCGTTTGCCTCCATGACGGTCACCAGACGCACTCCCGACCCGCCTCTTCCGGCCCAGTCCGTTTTCACCACCACCAAACCCGAAGAGGCCCACGCCTTCTCCTGCGCCCAGTACGCGGAAGCCGCAGTGCGGTTCCGTGGATCGCGCGAGGCATTCAGGTTCCGGCATACGTACCGCTCCGCGGGGCGGTTCGCCATCGCCACCGCCTTCCACACGATGTCGATCGAGGGCGTCCACGAACCGCCGGAGCGACTCCTGGTCGGGCGGGTGCTGGCCGGTAGATTCGAATGCGACACCATGGGACACACCATCAGGGCCGGGCCAGGAGACGTCTTTCTCGCGGCGCGGCCCGGCGAGCCGTTCACGGCACGTTGGGACACCGTCCACATGCAGATCGTGCAGATCGACCACACCACACTCGCCGAGGTCCTCGGCGCGAACCCGGCCGGGCCGCCAATACAGCTCAACGGCCACGGGCCGGTCTCTCCGGCCGGCGCCCGGCTCTGGATGGACACCGTGGACTACCTCGCCACCAGTGTCCTTCCCAACCCCGAGGTCGCCCGCAGTCCGCTCGTCCTCGCCAACGCGACCCGCGCCCTCGCCGCGGCCGTCCTGACCGTCTTTCCCAACGACTCCTTCGACCGGTGCACCCCGAAAGACCGGACCGACGCCAACCCGTTCGTCCTGCGCCGTGCCATCGAGTTCATCGACTCGCACCTCGCCGCCGACATCGCACTCTCGGACATCGCCGCCGCCTCACGGGCGACCGGCCGCGCGGTCCAGCGCGCCTTCCGCCGACATCTCGGCACCACTCCGACCGCCTACCTACGTGACGCCCGCCTCCACCAGGCGCACCGCGACCTCACCAACGGCGACCCCGCCAACGGTGACACGGTCACCGCCATCGCGGCCCGATGGGGCTTTCTCCATCCCGGCCGATTCGCCACGGCCTACCGACGTGTCTACGGGAGATCCCCGCGCATCACCCTGCACCAGTGACGGAGGAGACCAATGCCCGTCAACAGCACCACCACAGCGCTCACGCGGTCCGAGTTCGCCACCGCAGATCCGGACGCCGCGCACCACTACATGAGCAATGTCTATGTCGGCCATCGGGTCCAGCAGCAAGGCAGCACGGCAGGCTTCACCTTCGCCACCACGCGGGACCCCGTCGGCGAGATGAGTATCGATCACGTACGGCATTCGTCGGGCACATCCTGCGTGACGGAGTCACCGGATCAACACATCTTCCTGTTCCCGAACGCCGGATGCATTGAGGTGTCCACGAAACGCGAGCACGTCCGACTGGCCAAGGGGGACGCAGGTTGCCACCACGTCGACTGGCCGATGACGGTGAACTGGGACATCCTGGATCTCTTTGTCCTGTCGCTGCCGGTGGAGGTGCTCAACCGTGTCGCCGACGAGCGCGCCGGTTGTGGTCTCGCCGGCGGCCTGCGTTTCGAGGCGATGACACCGATCTCGCGGGCGATGGCCAGATACTGGCGGTCGACGGTCAGTTACGTGCACCGCGAACTCGTCGCCCCGGGCTCGACCCTGTCCAGCCCACTGATCCAGGCTACGACGACGGATTTGGTCGCCATCGCGGCGCTGAGCACCTTTCCGAACACCACGATGACGCTCGGGCCGGCACGGGATTCCGAACGGGTCGCGCCGACGGCGCTGAGACGGGCCGTCGCGTACATCGATGCCCACGCCGCCGAACCGATCACCCTGACCGACATCGCGGCCGCCGCCAGGGTCGGCCCCCGGGCACTACAGCAGGCATTCACCCGCCACTACGACACCACCCCGACCAACTACCTGCGCCGGATCAGGCTCGAACATGCGCACCGCCAACTACAGAGCGCCGGTGCCACCCGGGGCGAGACCGTGGCCTCCATAGCCCGCAGGTGGGGCTTCGCCCACCCCGGCCGGTTCGCCGCCGCCTACCGTAGGCAGTTCGGCCGGACACCCCAGCAGACCCTGCGCGGCTAGTGGTGGCCCCCGGACACGGCAACGCCCGTCCGGCACAGGGCGGGACGGGCGTCGGTCGTACGGTCAGGGGCGGTTACGGACGGCGGCTGGCGGCATCGGTGACAAACGCGCGCCAGGCGGCCGGGCCGAAGGCCAGGGTGCCGCCGTCGCGGTCCTTGCTGTCCCGGACGAACACCCGGCCGGGCAGGTTGTCCGCCACCTCGACACAGTCACCGCCGCTGGAGTTGCTGCGGGTGGACTTGCGCCACTGGGCTCCGGTCAGATCCATGGCCTCACGATCTCCTTGATCAGGTCGAGCGACTGCCGGCGTGGCAGCGCGTCGTTACGGACACTCTCCCACTTAGCCAGCAGGGTTTCCACGTCCTCGGTCCGGTCCGCCACGTTGCCGCCGAGTTGGTCATCCAGGTGGCCGACCCAGCCGGC
The Micromonospora pisi DNA segment above includes these coding regions:
- a CDS encoding AraC family transcriptional regulator, which gives rise to MTVTRRTPDPPLPAQSVFTTTKPEEAHAFSCAQYAEAAVRFRGSREAFRFRHTYRSAGRFAIATAFHTMSIEGVHEPPERLLVGRVLAGRFECDTMGHTIRAGPGDVFLAARPGEPFTARWDTVHMQIVQIDHTTLAEVLGANPAGPPIQLNGHGPVSPAGARLWMDTVDYLATSVLPNPEVARSPLVLANATRALAAAVLTVFPNDSFDRCTPKDRTDANPFVLRRAIEFIDSHLAADIALSDIAAASRATGRAVQRAFRRHLGTTPTAYLRDARLHQAHRDLTNGDPANGDTVTAIAARWGFLHPGRFATAYRRVYGRSPRITLHQ
- a CDS encoding AraC family transcriptional regulator, translated to MPVNSTTTALTRSEFATADPDAAHHYMSNVYVGHRVQQQGSTAGFTFATTRDPVGEMSIDHVRHSSGTSCVTESPDQHIFLFPNAGCIEVSTKREHVRLAKGDAGCHHVDWPMTVNWDILDLFVLSLPVEVLNRVADERAGCGLAGGLRFEAMTPISRAMARYWRSTVSYVHRELVAPGSTLSSPLIQATTTDLVAIAALSTFPNTTMTLGPARDSERVAPTALRRAVAYIDAHAAEPITLTDIAAAARVGPRALQQAFTRHYDTTPTNYLRRIRLEHAHRQLQSAGATRGETVASIARRWGFAHPGRFAAAYRRQFGRTPQQTLRG
- a CDS encoding DUF397 domain-containing protein, yielding MDLTGAQWRKSTRSNSSGGDCVEVADNLPGRVFVRDSKDRDGGTLAFGPAAWRAFVTDAASRRP